From the genome of Streptomyces sp. NBC_01317, one region includes:
- a CDS encoding MFS transporter gives MLLAVVLAAQFMALLDVFIVNVAAPTIRTELHASGAGLQMVIAGYTISYAVLLITGARLGDLLGHRRMYLGGLAVFTVSSLACGLAAGTGQLIAFRLVQGAGAALMIPQVLSLIQRNFTGEGRGRALGAYAAVLATGAAAGQVVGGLLVSADLFGEGWRPVFLVNVPVGAVLLVLGARVLPKDRRGEPERSRSLDLPGLVLLAGAVSLLTVPLVLGQEEGWPLWSWLSLGASVVFFCGFLVFESRLARNGGAPLIAPRVLRIPGMALAAVRILLVMAVNAGFLFSLTLYIQGALGYSPLRAGLSFAPTAVVFGVIGLTWRTWPQRLHKALVPGGFALAAVSSVAVGWVLRDVGDGGVAMYAAFMGLGGGLSLGFSPVLARALATVRQEDAADASGLLATVTQLGQLLGVATFGTLFLNRLDASGPGAAADALWICMLALAGASVLGAAAGSVTGRKAPTVR, from the coding sequence ATGCTGCTCGCGGTGGTGCTCGCCGCCCAGTTCATGGCGCTGCTCGACGTCTTCATCGTCAACGTCGCCGCTCCGACGATCCGTACCGAACTCCACGCCTCCGGCGCCGGGTTGCAGATGGTGATCGCCGGCTACACCATCTCGTACGCCGTCCTGCTGATCACCGGGGCCAGGCTGGGCGATCTGCTGGGCCACCGGCGGATGTACCTCGGCGGGCTCGCCGTCTTCACCGTCTCCTCGCTCGCCTGCGGACTGGCCGCGGGTACGGGGCAGTTGATCGCCTTCCGGCTGGTCCAGGGCGCCGGCGCGGCCCTGATGATCCCTCAGGTGCTCAGCCTCATCCAGCGCAACTTCACCGGCGAGGGGCGCGGGCGTGCGCTCGGCGCGTACGCCGCCGTGCTCGCCACCGGGGCAGCGGCCGGGCAGGTCGTGGGCGGACTGCTCGTCAGCGCCGACCTGTTCGGGGAGGGCTGGCGGCCGGTCTTCCTGGTCAACGTGCCCGTGGGGGCGGTCCTTCTGGTGCTCGGTGCCCGGGTGCTGCCCAAGGACCGGCGCGGCGAACCGGAACGCTCGCGCTCGCTCGACCTGCCGGGCCTGGTGCTGCTGGCCGGGGCCGTGTCGCTGCTGACCGTACCGCTGGTGCTCGGTCAGGAGGAGGGCTGGCCTCTGTGGTCCTGGCTGTCACTGGGGGCGTCCGTGGTGTTCTTCTGCGGTTTCCTCGTGTTCGAGTCCCGGCTCGCGCGCAACGGCGGAGCGCCACTGATCGCCCCGCGTGTGCTGCGCATTCCGGGGATGGCCCTGGCGGCCGTGCGCATCCTGCTGGTCATGGCCGTCAACGCCGGTTTCCTTTTCTCCCTCACCCTCTACATCCAAGGTGCCCTGGGCTACAGCCCGTTGCGCGCGGGACTGTCCTTCGCGCCGACGGCGGTGGTCTTCGGTGTGATCGGCCTGACCTGGCGCACCTGGCCCCAGCGGTTGCACAAGGCCCTGGTCCCGGGAGGGTTCGCGCTGGCCGCCGTCTCGTCCGTCGCCGTGGGATGGGTGCTGCGCGACGTCGGTGACGGCGGTGTCGCGATGTACGCCGCGTTCATGGGCCTCGGCGGCGGACTGTCGCTCGGCTTCAGCCCCGTACTGGCCCGCGCGCTGGCGACCGTACGCCAGGAGGACGCGGCCGACGCCAGCGGACTGCTCGCCACCGTCACCCAACTCGGCCAGCTGCTCGGGGTCGCGACATTCGGGACACTCTTCCTGAACCGTCTGGACGCCTCGGGACCCGGCGCGGCCGCGGACGCGCTGTGGATCTGCATGCTCGCGCTCGCCGGCGCGAGTGTCCTGGGCGCGGCGGCCGGTTCCGTCACCGGGCGAAAGGCCCCTACCGTGCGCTGA
- a CDS encoding ferredoxin, whose product MNAPLPDVPEVRVVGLPQLTQGFDLVERLDLPMHLKVHGPLQPMTGERLAQLAENITLRGRGGAGFPFGKKLRAVAQASIRRGVRPVVVINGSEGEPACRKDTVLLNRAPHLILDGALLAAEALGARTLVVAVTRNSTEISMRAALAERGLSDRRGQQLRARVVRTPERMVSGEASAVIRAIGGGPALPPGRRERAAESGVGGAPTLLSNAETYAQLAVGARIGARRYGHTGLEDEPGTVMLTVSGAVARPMVIEVPTGVPLRYVLQMAGAPPLPQGVLTGGYHGNWIDAVAAHEAVVSRASLAAVGGSLGAGAILPIGPETCPLGEALRVANWLAAETAGQCGPCKLGLPAAAGGLSDVINGGGPTALEALRAVTQAVKGRGACKHPDGSARFFASTLSAFTDDLAAHMLHGGCGRETTGVLPLPGPGYQEAEESIPSGEKLAVDWTLCQGHGLCADIVPELIRLGPDGYPALADASVPVHMRGRAQRAVRRCPALALRIEQPEPERPARAALPPGGGRKALGPGRG is encoded by the coding sequence GTGAACGCCCCTCTCCCCGACGTCCCCGAAGTCCGCGTCGTCGGCCTGCCCCAGTTGACGCAGGGGTTCGACCTGGTCGAGCGGCTCGACCTGCCCATGCACCTGAAGGTGCACGGGCCGCTCCAGCCGATGACCGGTGAGCGGCTGGCGCAGCTCGCCGAGAACATCACCCTGCGCGGCCGCGGCGGCGCCGGCTTCCCCTTCGGCAAGAAGCTGCGGGCGGTCGCCCAGGCGTCGATCCGGCGCGGGGTCAGGCCCGTCGTGGTGATCAACGGCAGTGAGGGCGAGCCCGCGTGCCGCAAGGACACCGTGCTGCTCAACCGGGCGCCGCACCTGATCCTGGACGGCGCCCTGCTGGCCGCCGAGGCGCTCGGCGCCCGCACCCTGGTCGTCGCCGTCACCCGCAACTCCACGGAGATATCCATGCGGGCGGCGCTCGCCGAGCGCGGTCTGTCCGACCGGCGCGGCCAGCAGTTGCGCGCGCGGGTGGTCCGTACGCCCGAGCGCATGGTCTCCGGCGAGGCCTCGGCGGTGATCCGCGCCATCGGCGGCGGGCCCGCCCTGCCGCCGGGCCGCAGGGAACGCGCGGCGGAGTCCGGCGTCGGCGGAGCGCCGACCCTGCTCTCCAACGCCGAGACGTACGCGCAGTTGGCCGTCGGCGCCCGGATCGGCGCCCGCCGCTACGGCCACACCGGGCTGGAGGACGAGCCGGGCACCGTCATGCTGACCGTGTCGGGCGCGGTCGCCCGGCCGATGGTCATCGAGGTGCCGACCGGTGTGCCGCTGCGGTACGTCCTCCAGATGGCCGGCGCCCCGCCGCTGCCCCAGGGCGTGCTCACAGGCGGCTACCACGGCAACTGGATCGACGCGGTGGCCGCCCATGAGGCGGTCGTCTCCCGGGCGTCCCTGGCGGCCGTGGGCGGCTCCCTGGGCGCCGGGGCGATCCTGCCCATCGGCCCCGAGACCTGCCCGCTGGGCGAGGCCCTGCGGGTGGCCAACTGGCTCGCGGCCGAGACGGCCGGGCAGTGCGGCCCCTGCAAGCTCGGTCTGCCCGCCGCGGCCGGCGGTCTGTCCGACGTGATCAACGGGGGCGGCCCGACCGCCCTGGAGGCGCTGCGCGCGGTCACCCAGGCGGTCAAGGGCCGGGGCGCGTGCAAGCACCCCGACGGCTCCGCGCGCTTCTTCGCCTCCACCCTGTCGGCGTTCACCGACGACCTGGCCGCGCACATGCTGCACGGCGGGTGCGGGCGCGAGACGACCGGGGTGCTGCCGCTGCCGGGTCCCGGCTACCAGGAGGCGGAGGAGTCGATCCCGAGCGGCGAGAAGCTCGCCGTGGACTGGACGCTCTGCCAGGGCCACGGGCTCTGCGCGGACATCGTGCCCGAGCTGATCCGGCTGGGCCCCGACGGCTACCCGGCGCTCGCGGACGCGTCGGTCCCCGTGCACATGCGGGGCCGCGCGCAGCGCGCCGTGCGCCGCTGCCCGGCGCTGGCGCTCCGTATCGAGCAGCCCGAGCCGGAACGGCCCGCACGCGCGGCGCTGCCGCCCGGCGGCGGCCGCAAGGCCCTCGGCCCCGGCCGGGGTTGA
- a CDS encoding ferric reductase-like transmembrane domain-containing protein: MNPSRNRRISSSPALDPGMSRQVQGGLTVAALVLVPLLAVATGDAFRAALDFAAGVLSLVSLTAAVAWGLIATDRLLLSSRHRLLAQGIHRATAVASLGFLLLHVTVKVSLGHVSLIGALVPFGLGMTGTNGLIGFGSLAGLLMIVAATTGAMRSAFATPGRIAGRWRAMHMLAYPAWCFALVHGLYTGRPAATWVTTMYCVSLVGVAAAVSLRLLPRPVQNQIADQLIALTGGQRRTTEPEQSLRDLSSDPLPGATGLTPRPEYEQLRREPSFSAQPLGAPLGRPRTPPRLAPPSPPLYEAERAPMGLYAGGSGAPGGDSLSDAFADPFSGRTPDPVSGPGTGLSAGYRAVSLGTDPTTVLPVTPPYGAAPGSPSGPLSGPPSGDIPLAERIPMTEELPIITEESTGRPGSWPAPSPPPPGQAFAPPAPAPSPYDTGSVPSYDTGSTPAYDTGSVPAYDTGSVPSYDTGSTPSYDTGSVPVYGPNAASPYDTGSIPAYDTGALPAYDTGNLPPYTGQAPASPVGPSYEGTTYDGTGPRPGSEPPPGPLYQPPAGEPWNAPAGDRP, encoded by the coding sequence ATGAACCCTTCTCGCAATCGCAGGATCAGTTCGTCGCCCGCGCTGGACCCCGGCATGAGCCGGCAGGTCCAGGGCGGGCTGACCGTCGCTGCACTGGTACTGGTACCCCTTCTCGCCGTCGCGACAGGCGACGCCTTCCGCGCCGCGCTCGATTTCGCAGCCGGCGTGCTTTCCCTCGTGTCCCTGACGGCAGCCGTCGCGTGGGGGCTGATAGCCACCGACCGGTTGCTGCTCTCCTCGCGGCACCGGTTGCTCGCGCAGGGCATCCACCGGGCGACGGCCGTGGCCTCGCTCGGCTTCCTGCTGCTGCACGTCACCGTCAAGGTGTCGCTCGGGCACGTCTCGCTGATCGGCGCCCTGGTGCCGTTCGGCCTGGGGATGACCGGTACGAACGGTCTCATCGGTTTCGGTTCGCTCGCCGGACTCCTGATGATCGTCGCCGCCACCACCGGGGCGATGCGCAGTGCGTTCGCCACCCCGGGCCGCATCGCCGGCCGCTGGCGGGCGATGCACATGCTCGCCTATCCGGCCTGGTGCTTCGCCCTGGTGCACGGCCTCTACACGGGCCGGCCGGCGGCGACCTGGGTCACCACGATGTACTGCGTCTCGCTCGTCGGAGTGGCGGCGGCCGTGTCCCTGCGGCTCCTCCCCCGCCCGGTCCAGAACCAGATCGCCGACCAGCTCATCGCACTGACCGGCGGGCAGCGCCGTACGACGGAGCCGGAGCAGTCGCTCCGGGACCTGTCGTCGGATCCGCTGCCCGGAGCGACGGGCCTCACCCCGCGGCCCGAGTACGAGCAGCTCCGCCGTGAGCCCTCCTTCTCGGCGCAGCCGCTGGGTGCCCCGCTCGGCCGGCCGCGGACCCCACCGCGGCTCGCCCCGCCGTCCCCGCCGCTGTACGAGGCGGAGCGGGCCCCCATGGGCCTGTACGCGGGCGGCTCAGGCGCCCCGGGCGGCGATTCGCTGTCCGACGCCTTCGCGGACCCGTTCTCGGGCCGCACCCCCGATCCGGTGTCCGGACCCGGAACCGGCCTCTCGGCCGGCTACCGCGCGGTCTCCCTGGGTACGGACCCGACCACCGTTCTCCCGGTCACACCGCCCTACGGCGCGGCGCCAGGATCCCCGTCCGGCCCGCTGTCCGGTCCCCCGTCCGGTGACATCCCGCTCGCCGAACGCATCCCCATGACCGAGGAACTGCCGATCATCACCGAAGAGTCCACCGGCCGTCCCGGCTCCTGGCCGGCGCCCTCCCCGCCGCCGCCCGGACAGGCCTTCGCTCCCCCCGCCCCGGCCCCCTCTCCGTACGACACGGGATCCGTCCCCTCGTACGACACGGGTTCGACGCCGGCGTACGACACCGGGTCCGTCCCGGCGTACGACACCGGTTCCGTCCCTTCGTACGACACGGGGTCGACCCCCTCGTACGACACCGGCTCTGTGCCCGTCTACGGGCCCAACGCGGCCTCCCCGTACGACACCGGCTCGATCCCCGCGTACGACACAGGCGCCCTCCCCGCCTACGACACGGGCAACCTTCCTCCGTACACGGGCCAGGCGCCCGCCTCCCCGGTCGGGCCTTCCTACGAAGGCACGACGTACGACGGAACAGGGCCCCGTCCCGGCAGCGAGCCCCCGCCGGGTCCGCTCTACCAGCCCCCGGCCGGGGAGCCCTGGAACGCACCCGCAGGAGACCGACCGTGA